CCACAACGTTGCGTATAAGAGATGCGCCCCCTCGCGGTATGACGACATCAAGCAAGCCGTTCAGCCTGAGCATTTCGTCCACTGAGGAGCGGCTGGGGTCTTCGATAAGCTGAAGCGCATCTATGGGCAAATCGGTATGTTCAAGCGCACCGCGCAGCACCTCGACGATGCGCCGGTTCGTTTCGAGTGCGGCCGAACCGCCGCGAAGGACAACGGTATTGCCGGTCTTGAGACATAAGCCTGCAGCATCGACCGTGACGTTAGGCCTCGCTTCATATATCATTCCGATAACGCCGAGCGGAACCGATATTTTCTCAACGCGCATACCGTTCGGACGGTCAAAGGACTCCAGCGTAAGCCCGACCGGGTCGGGTAACTCCGCCACTTGGCGCAGTCCGTCCGCTATACCGGATATGCGGGTCTCGTTCAATGAGAGCCGGTCAAGCAGCGATTCGCTGGTCCCGTTGTCGCGGCCGCGTTTGATATCAACCTCATTGGATAAAATGATCGATGATTGCTCCCGCACCAGCGCGTCCGCCATGAGCAGCAGGGCGCTGTTCTTTTGTTCCGTTGTGAGCCTGATCATAGCCGCCGCCGCTTCCTTGGCCAGCGCCGCTTTCTCTCGTACTTCACTCATTTTTTTGCCCTCCTAAAAGTTTTCTGCGATACTCCCTTGATAAACGTCTTCACGAGCAGAAAACTCGCTTCGAAAGCATACGCTTAGTTTTCTGCGATACTCCCTTGATAAACGTCTTCGCGAGCAGAAAACTCGCTTCGAAAGCATACGCTTAGTTTTCTGCGATACTCCCTTGATAAACGTCTTCGCGAGCAGAAAACTCGCTTCGAAAGCATACGCTTAGTTTTCTGCGATACTCCCTTGATAAACGTCTTCGCGAGCAGAAAACTCGCTCCGAAAGCATACGCTTAGTTTTCTGCGATACTCCCTTGATAAACGTCTTCGCGAGCAGAAAACTCGCTTCGAAAGCATACGCTTAGTTTTCTGCGATACTCCCTTGATAAACGTCTTCGCGAGCAGAAAACTCGCTTCGAAAGCATACGCTTAGTTTTCTGCGATGTTGTCTGCGGCATACTGCCTTGTATATACTTCCTCGCCAGTATTAAAACCGCCTGGAAAGTATATTTACAATGTGACCCATTCGTCCCGGTGGATCACTTCGATGCGGCTTACTTCAACGCGCCGTTTGACTTCTTCGGTGCTGAGCCCGGCCACCGCTTGAATTTGCCATGCGGCGTAATTTACGACACCGCGTCCGATGGTCTGGTGCTGTAAATTCGCCACTTCCACGA
This is a stretch of genomic DNA from Paenibacillus sp. sptzw28. It encodes these proteins:
- a CDS encoding glutamate-5-semialdehyde dehydrogenase — encoded protein: MSEVREKAALAKEAAAAMIRLTTEQKNSALLLMADALVREQSSIILSNEVDIKRGRDNGTSESLLDRLSLNETRISGIADGLRQVAELPDPVGLTLESFDRPNGMRVEKISVPLGVIGMIYEARPNVTVDAAGLCLKTGNTVVLRGGSAALETNRRIVEVLRGALEHTDLPIDALQLIEDPSRSSVDEMLRLNGLLDVVIPRGGASLIRNVVENATVPVIETGAGICHTFIDDSAAPNMASDIAFNAKVQRPSVCNSMETLLVHESFAASGHLKTIAERMLAANVEIRGCGRTLELLPEAKAAVQSDYSTEYNDYILNIRIVESLDEALAHIRQYGTMHSECIVTENSGNAARFLQEVDAAAVYHNASTRFTDGFEFGFGAEIGISTQKLHARGPMGLPALTSTKYRIYGSGQIRG